Proteins encoded in a region of the Podarcis muralis chromosome 2, rPodMur119.hap1.1, whole genome shotgun sequence genome:
- the GPRC5C gene encoding G-protein coupled receptor family C group 5 member C isoform X2, whose translation MCHRSKTMGVPKALLPCLWLLGLPTKVCLAEVTPSPPAGCGKDLPSIYYNLCDLSSAWGVVLEAVAAFGVVTTFVLTVVLVASVPFVQDYRKKSLIGTQAFLLFGTFGLFCLTFAFIVKQDFSTCASRRFLFGVLFAVCFSCLVAHSLSLNFLARRNHGPRGWVTFGMALLLVLVEVIINAEWLIITVVRGDDSPKDPCRVKNEDFVMALIYVMFLQVLAFVASWPVLCGRYKHWRKHAIFVLLTTSLSMAIWVVWIVMYIYGNRQEGGQAWDDPTLAIALVSNACVFIFFYVIPEISQVIRPGPEQIYEEDVYPTRGVGYETILKEQKSQSMFVENKAFSMDEPSSAKKPVSPYSGYNGQLLTSVYQPTEMALMHKGPVI comes from the exons ATGTGTCATCGCTCCAAAACGATGGGTGTACCCAAGGCGCTGCTGCCATGCCTTTGGCTCCTGGGACTTCCCACCAAAGTATGCTTGGCGGAAGTGACTCCATCGCCGCCGGCAGGCTGCGGCAAGGATTTGCCGTCCATCTATTACAACCTGTGCGACCTGTCGTCAGCCTGGGGCGTCGTGCTGGAGGCGGTAGCCGCCTTTGGTGTCGTGACCACCTTTGTCCTCACCGTCGTCCTTGTGGCCAGCGTTCCGTTTGTCCAGGACTATCGGAAGAAGAGCTTGATAGGGACGCAAGCCTTCCTGTTGTTTGGCACCTTTGGGCTCTTCTGCTTGACTTTTGCCTTCATCGTGAAGCAAGATTTTTCCACGTGCGCCTCGCGACGCTTCCTCTTCGGCGTCCTCTTTGCCGTGTGCTTCTCTTGCCTGGTGGCGCATTCCCTCAGCCTCAATTTCCTCGCCCGGCGGAACCATGGGCCCCGGGGCTGGGTCACCTTTGGCATGGCCCTGCTCCTCGTCTTGGTGGAGGTCATTATCAACGCTGAGTGGCTCATTATCACTGTGGTGAGGGGCGACGATTCGCCCAAGGACCCCTGCCGGGTGAAGAATGAAGACTTTGTCATGGCGCTGATCTACGTCATGTTCCTGCAAGTGCTTGCCTTCGTTGCCTCGTGGCCTGTCTTGTGTGGACGTTACAAGCACTGGAGGAAGCACGCCATCTTTGTTCTCCTCaccacctccctctctatggcTATCTGGGTTGTGTGGATTGTGATGTACATTTACGGCAACCGGCAGGAAGGAGGCCAGGCCTGGGACGACCCCACGTTGGCCATTGCTCTCGTCTCCAACGCCTGCGTCTTTATTTTCTTCTATGTCATCCCAGAGATCTCCCAAGTGATCCGGCCAGGACCGGAGCAAATCTACGAGGAAGATGTCTACCCCACCCGGGGAGTGGGATATGAAACCATCCTCAAGGAACAGAAATCCCAGAGCATGTTTGTGGAGAACAAGGCCTTCTCAATGGACGAACCTTCTTCAG cCAAAAAACCTGTGTCTCCATACAGCGGATACAACGGGCAGCTGCTGACGAGTGTGTACCAGCCCACAGAGATGGCTCTCATGCACAAGGGGCCTGTAA TCTGA
- the GPRC5C gene encoding G-protein coupled receptor family C group 5 member C isoform X1: MCHRSKTMGVPKALLPCLWLLGLPTKVCLAEVTPSPPAGCGKDLPSIYYNLCDLSSAWGVVLEAVAAFGVVTTFVLTVVLVASVPFVQDYRKKSLIGTQAFLLFGTFGLFCLTFAFIVKQDFSTCASRRFLFGVLFAVCFSCLVAHSLSLNFLARRNHGPRGWVTFGMALLLVLVEVIINAEWLIITVVRGDDSPKDPCRVKNEDFVMALIYVMFLQVLAFVASWPVLCGRYKHWRKHAIFVLLTTSLSMAIWVVWIVMYIYGNRQEGGQAWDDPTLAIALVSNACVFIFFYVIPEISQVIRPGPEQIYEEDVYPTRGVGYETILKEQKSQSMFVENKAFSMDEPSSAKKPVSPYSGYNGQLLTSVYQPTEMALMHKGPSEGPYDVILPRATANSQVMGSANSTLRAEDAYISQNKQPVAQKDGKSGQASSPYSKSRW, from the exons ATGTGTCATCGCTCCAAAACGATGGGTGTACCCAAGGCGCTGCTGCCATGCCTTTGGCTCCTGGGACTTCCCACCAAAGTATGCTTGGCGGAAGTGACTCCATCGCCGCCGGCAGGCTGCGGCAAGGATTTGCCGTCCATCTATTACAACCTGTGCGACCTGTCGTCAGCCTGGGGCGTCGTGCTGGAGGCGGTAGCCGCCTTTGGTGTCGTGACCACCTTTGTCCTCACCGTCGTCCTTGTGGCCAGCGTTCCGTTTGTCCAGGACTATCGGAAGAAGAGCTTGATAGGGACGCAAGCCTTCCTGTTGTTTGGCACCTTTGGGCTCTTCTGCTTGACTTTTGCCTTCATCGTGAAGCAAGATTTTTCCACGTGCGCCTCGCGACGCTTCCTCTTCGGCGTCCTCTTTGCCGTGTGCTTCTCTTGCCTGGTGGCGCATTCCCTCAGCCTCAATTTCCTCGCCCGGCGGAACCATGGGCCCCGGGGCTGGGTCACCTTTGGCATGGCCCTGCTCCTCGTCTTGGTGGAGGTCATTATCAACGCTGAGTGGCTCATTATCACTGTGGTGAGGGGCGACGATTCGCCCAAGGACCCCTGCCGGGTGAAGAATGAAGACTTTGTCATGGCGCTGATCTACGTCATGTTCCTGCAAGTGCTTGCCTTCGTTGCCTCGTGGCCTGTCTTGTGTGGACGTTACAAGCACTGGAGGAAGCACGCCATCTTTGTTCTCCTCaccacctccctctctatggcTATCTGGGTTGTGTGGATTGTGATGTACATTTACGGCAACCGGCAGGAAGGAGGCCAGGCCTGGGACGACCCCACGTTGGCCATTGCTCTCGTCTCCAACGCCTGCGTCTTTATTTTCTTCTATGTCATCCCAGAGATCTCCCAAGTGATCCGGCCAGGACCGGAGCAAATCTACGAGGAAGATGTCTACCCCACCCGGGGAGTGGGATATGAAACCATCCTCAAGGAACAGAAATCCCAGAGCATGTTTGTGGAGAACAAGGCCTTCTCAATGGACGAACCTTCTTCAG cCAAAAAACCTGTGTCTCCATACAGCGGATACAACGGGCAGCTGCTGACGAGTGTGTACCAGCCCACAGAGATGGCTCTCATGCACAAGGGGCCT TCTGAGGGCCCCTATGATGTCATCCTCCCTCGTGCCACAGCCAACAGCCAAGTGATGGGCAGTGCCAATTCTACACTGCGTGCTGAGGATGCCTACATTTCACAGAATAAGCAGCCAGTGGcacagaaagatggaaagagcgggcag